The Mytilus galloprovincialis chromosome 2, xbMytGall1.hap1.1, whole genome shotgun sequence genome has a window encoding:
- the LOC143064479 gene encoding perlucin-like protein, which translates to MVFFNVFNFCLLLVMVYGECDPGWEHRWNKCYYFSTEIRNWEDAETVCRQYGSHLVEVESADEDEYIRAYSRNTGRSNWIGLRDSVTEGDWRWSQGGARPEYTNWATNEPDNIFDQDCALLDLLYNYHWVSGVCWLGHNFICEKDYPSTEVPAVG; encoded by the exons ATggtgtttttcaatgtttttaatttctgtttatTATTAG TTATGGTTTATGGTGAATGCGATCCTGGCTGGGAACATCGTTGGAATAAATGTTATTACTTCAGCACAGAAATCCGTAATTGGGAAGATGCAGAG ACTGTGTGTAGACAGTATGGTTCACATCTGGTTGAAGTTGAGAGTGCAGATGAGGATGAATACATACGTGCTTACTCACGAAACACCGGACGTT CAAATTGGATTGGCTTACGAGATTCAGTAACTGAAGGTGATTGGAGATGGTCACAAGGAGGAGCACGACCAGAGTATACCAACTGGGCCACTAATGAACCAGATAATATATTTGATCAAGATTGTGCACTTCTCGATTTGTTGTACAACTATCATTGGGTATCAGGAGTCTGCTGGCTCGGACACAACTTTATATGCGAAAAAGA TTATCCAAGTACAGAAGTACCTGCAGTAGGGTAA